In Stenotrophomonas sp. 169, one DNA window encodes the following:
- a CDS encoding NAD(P) transhydrogenase subunit alpha has protein sequence MSDGFVALYIFMLAAIAGHVIISRVPVILHTPLMSGSNFIHGIVLIGAMVVLGHAQTPLEKILGFLAVVLGAGNAAGGYVVTARMLEMFKPSVKPADTDASKESQS, from the coding sequence GTGAGTGACGGATTCGTAGCGCTGTACATCTTCATGCTGGCGGCCATCGCCGGCCACGTCATCATCTCGCGGGTGCCGGTGATCCTGCATACGCCGTTGATGTCCGGGTCGAACTTCATCCACGGCATCGTGCTGATCGGTGCGATGGTGGTGCTGGGGCATGCCCAGACGCCGCTGGAGAAGATCCTCGGTTTCCTGGCGGTCGTGCTGGGTGCCGGCAATGCGGCCGGCGGCTATGTGGTCACCGCGCGCATGCTGGAAATGTTCAAGCCGAGCGTCAAGCCGGCCGACACCGACGCCAGCAAGGAGTCGCAGTCGTGA
- a CDS encoding RNA polymerase sigma factor, translating to MKDPYPVLVSPLAATAAAPPASLDAFLASVGPRAFRFAEAGLRQREDALDAVQDSLMRMLDYRDRPAAEWPPLFWSILRRRVIDMQRRRRFRLPFWRDNVDSQGEPVDWADEGPGPAEVHAQRAQYEALVQALRMLPARQREAFTLRVLQDLDGATTARAMGCSEGAVKTHLARARDALRTLMENPT from the coding sequence ATGAAGGACCCGTACCCTGTGCTGGTGAGTCCGCTTGCTGCCACCGCTGCTGCGCCGCCTGCTTCGCTGGACGCTTTCCTGGCCAGCGTGGGGCCGCGTGCGTTCCGCTTCGCCGAGGCCGGCCTGCGCCAGCGCGAAGATGCCCTGGACGCGGTGCAGGACAGCCTGATGCGCATGCTGGACTACCGCGACAGGCCGGCCGCCGAATGGCCACCGCTGTTCTGGAGCATCCTGCGTCGCCGCGTGATCGACATGCAGCGCCGGCGCCGCTTCCGCCTGCCGTTCTGGCGCGACAACGTGGATAGCCAAGGCGAGCCGGTGGATTGGGCCGACGAAGGGCCCGGTCCCGCCGAAGTGCATGCGCAGCGCGCGCAGTACGAAGCGCTGGTGCAGGCGCTGCGCATGCTGCCGGCCCGCCAGCGTGAAGCCTTTACGCTGCGCGTGCTGCAGGATCTGGACGGCGCGACCACCGCGCGCGCCATGGGCTGCAGCGAAGGCGCCGTAAAAACCCACTTGGCGCGCGCCCGCGACGCGCTGAGAACCCTGATGGAGAACCCGACGTGA
- a CDS encoding DUF3106 domain-containing protein — protein MTASATVSAQTAPPAWEQLSPAQRDALVAPLRDRWNSAPPDQRQRMLNHGQRWQAMTPEQRDQARKGMRRFDGMSPQQREQARALFGKMRGMTPEQRAELRTRWGSLTQDQRQQWVRDNPPPPRNRD, from the coding sequence ATGACGGCCAGCGCGACGGTATCGGCGCAGACTGCGCCGCCTGCATGGGAACAGCTGAGCCCTGCCCAGCGCGATGCGCTGGTGGCGCCGCTACGTGATCGCTGGAACAGCGCTCCGCCCGACCAGCGCCAACGCATGCTCAACCACGGCCAACGCTGGCAGGCGATGACGCCCGAACAGCGCGATCAGGCCCGCAAAGGCATGCGTCGCTTCGACGGCATGAGTCCGCAGCAACGGGAGCAGGCCCGCGCCCTGTTCGGCAAGATGCGCGGCATGACGCCCGAGCAGCGCGCCGAGCTGCGCACCCGTTGGGGCAGCTTGACCCAGGACCAGCGCCAGCAATGGGTGCGGGACAACCCGCCGCCCCCGCGCAACCGCGACTGA
- a CDS encoding NAD(P) transhydrogenase subunit alpha produces MSVALLGVKETAAGERRVALTPETTKKLVARGATVWFEPGTGVAAGFTDQAYLDAGALSVDDSRWAEIDVLLCVQAPDATRLQRLKSGASVVGLLNPARDAGLADLVAHPGLHLFPLQQLPRTSRAQSMDVLSSQAGMAGYKAALIAAQRAPRFFPMLTTAAGTVRPAKVLVVGAGVAGLQAIATARRLGAQVEGFDVRPETREQIQSLGARFLDLGVSAAGEGGYARALTDEERALQQQRLADHLRGVDVVICTAAVPGRTAPVILSQAMVEGMAPGSVIVDLAAESGGNCALTVPGECIEHGGVMVDGPLNLASLGATHASEMYARNVLNFVSLFVQEGEVRFDWDDELLAKTRWVAAG; encoded by the coding sequence ATGTCCGTAGCGTTGCTGGGCGTCAAGGAAACCGCAGCAGGCGAGCGGCGGGTCGCGCTCACGCCGGAGACAACCAAGAAACTCGTGGCCCGGGGCGCAACCGTCTGGTTCGAACCGGGTACGGGGGTGGCGGCGGGATTCACCGATCAGGCGTATCTGGATGCGGGCGCGCTCAGCGTGGACGACAGCCGGTGGGCGGAGATCGATGTGCTGCTGTGCGTGCAGGCGCCGGACGCGACCAGGCTGCAGCGCCTCAAGTCCGGAGCCAGCGTGGTCGGTCTGTTGAATCCGGCGCGCGATGCAGGTCTGGCGGATCTGGTGGCACATCCCGGTCTGCACCTCTTCCCGCTGCAGCAGTTGCCACGCACGTCGCGCGCGCAATCGATGGATGTGTTGAGTTCGCAGGCGGGCATGGCCGGCTACAAGGCGGCGCTGATCGCGGCACAGCGTGCGCCGCGCTTCTTCCCGATGCTGACCACGGCCGCCGGCACGGTGCGCCCGGCGAAGGTGCTGGTGGTGGGGGCGGGCGTGGCGGGCCTGCAGGCGATTGCCACCGCGCGTCGGCTGGGCGCGCAGGTTGAAGGCTTCGACGTGCGGCCGGAGACGCGTGAGCAGATCCAGTCGCTGGGTGCACGTTTTCTGGATCTCGGGGTCAGTGCGGCGGGCGAGGGCGGTTACGCGCGTGCGCTGACCGATGAAGAACGCGCGCTGCAGCAGCAGCGCTTGGCCGACCATCTGCGTGGCGTGGATGTGGTGATCTGCACGGCGGCGGTGCCGGGACGGACGGCGCCGGTGATCCTGAGCCAGGCGATGGTGGAAGGGATGGCCCCTGGCAGTGTGATCGTGGACCTGGCAGCGGAGAGCGGTGGCAACTGCGCGCTGACGGTGCCGGGCGAGTGCATCGAGCACGGCGGGGTGATGGTGGATGGGCCGCTGAACCTGGCCAGCCTCGGCGCCACGCACGCTAGTGAGATGTACGCGCGGAATGTGCTGAACTTCGTCAGCCTGTTCGTGCAGGAGGGTGAGGTCCGGTTTGATTGGGACGATGAGCTGCTGGCAAAGACGCGCTGGGTGGCGGCTGGCTGA
- a CDS encoding RHS repeat protein has protein sequence MTRDAAGNMATRTDARGVTATYGYDALNRVTSIAYPDPIQDVTVQYDVAPAACATTERFAIGRVGRVVHPGGSTQYCHDRFGQVTRKIQTINNVATTLRYTYDKAGRLASVIYPGGAVADYMRDAQGRVTQVGLKRGTLARQVLVKQVGHAPFGPITGWTYGNERRLNRPHDQDYRVSSVSDASTGGLKLGFGYDAVGALTQLRAGASGSVLATYSYDGMGRLLQAADVAGMPTHTYGWDATGNRSQAGSDAGTLAYHYPATSHRLTGVGGLARTYDAAGNTTQMNGLTYAYNSAGRLGQVKQGATSLGIYRYNHRGERVMRQAGGKTTTTLYDESGQWLGEYSASGQPLQQVVWLENYPIAVFSESSAGVPALGYVQPDHLGTPRVIIDATRNVPVWEWALTGEAFGADAANEDPDGDGVAFGFALRFPGQQATPESGLNYNYQRDYDAGVGRYVQSDPIGLEGGTNTYGYVAGSPLGAIDSLGLKTCLLTTVGHGGIRDHAAVYTSRGDGSGGPALYDPAGAYGAATGGGSGGIVTGDAANIAKFSKFHDGQKVESSCKSTSQAEEENVISNAMDLPSAGPFECAIMSSSALSGNPSFPYVEAGTFFPGNLLRQMLRTK, from the coding sequence ATGACCCGTGATGCCGCAGGTAACATGGCGACGCGTACCGATGCGCGTGGCGTCACTGCGACCTATGGCTACGATGCGTTGAACCGCGTTACGTCCATCGCCTATCCCGACCCCATTCAAGACGTGACGGTGCAGTACGACGTCGCACCGGCGGCATGCGCAACGACAGAGCGCTTCGCCATCGGTCGAGTTGGGCGCGTGGTTCACCCCGGTGGATCTACCCAGTATTGCCACGACCGCTTCGGTCAGGTGACCCGTAAGATCCAGACGATCAACAACGTCGCGACGACTCTGCGGTACACCTACGACAAGGCGGGACGGCTTGCCTCTGTGATCTATCCCGGTGGGGCGGTGGCCGACTACATGCGGGATGCGCAGGGCCGCGTCACCCAGGTAGGACTCAAGCGTGGAACTTTGGCTCGGCAGGTTCTGGTCAAGCAGGTGGGCCATGCGCCGTTCGGTCCCATCACCGGCTGGACCTATGGAAACGAACGTCGCCTGAACCGTCCGCATGATCAGGACTACAGGGTGAGCAGCGTCAGCGATGCGTCGACCGGTGGGCTCAAGCTCGGATTTGGATATGACGCAGTGGGTGCGCTTACCCAGCTGCGTGCCGGTGCATCCGGAAGCGTGCTCGCGACCTACAGTTACGACGGGATGGGGCGCCTGTTGCAGGCAGCGGATGTTGCGGGGATGCCGACGCATACCTATGGCTGGGACGCGACCGGCAACCGCTCGCAGGCCGGCAGCGATGCAGGAACGCTGGCGTATCACTATCCGGCTACCAGCCACCGTCTGACCGGCGTGGGCGGTCTGGCGAGGACCTATGACGCTGCGGGCAACACAACGCAAATGAATGGTCTGACCTACGCCTACAACAGCGCTGGCCGACTGGGACAGGTCAAGCAGGGCGCCACGTCGTTGGGAATTTACCGCTATAACCACCGGGGCGAGCGCGTGATGCGGCAGGCGGGCGGCAAAACCACCACGACGCTGTATGACGAATCCGGCCAATGGCTGGGTGAATACAGCGCCAGCGGCCAACCGCTGCAGCAGGTGGTGTGGCTGGAGAACTATCCGATTGCGGTGTTCAGTGAATCCAGCGCGGGTGTGCCGGCGCTGGGCTACGTGCAGCCGGATCACCTGGGCACACCACGGGTGATCATCGACGCGACGCGTAACGTGCCGGTGTGGGAGTGGGCGCTGACGGGTGAGGCGTTCGGGGCGGATGCTGCGAATGAGGATCCGGATGGGGATGGCGTCGCGTTTGGGTTTGCGCTGCGGTTCCCGGGGCAGCAGGCTACGCCGGAGAGCGGGCTGAACTACAACTACCAGCGGGATTATGATGCGGGGGTGGGGCGGTATGTGCAGAGTGATCCGATTGGGTTGGAAGGGGGGACGAATACGTATGGCTACGTCGCTGGAAGCCCGCTCGGGGCAATTGACTCCCTTGGACTGAAGACATGCCTGCTGACGACAGTCGGACATGGCGGTATTCGAGATCACGCAGCGGTCTACACGTCGCGCGGCGATGGTTCAGGCGGTCCTGCCCTATACGATCCTGCGGGAGCATATGGTGCCGCAACTGGGGGCGGAAGCGGTGGGATCGTCACCGGTGATGCTGCAAATATCGCGAAGTTTAGCAAGTTTCATGATGGGCAGAAGGTGGAGTCTTCTTGCAAAAGTACATCGCAAGCAGAAGAGGAGAATGTAATCTCCAACGCCATGGACCTTCCTTCTGCCGGCCCATTCGAATGCGCAATTATGTCGTCTTCCGCTTTGAGTGGGAATCCGTCGTTCCCTTATGTGGAGGCGGGAACATTCTTCCCAGGTAATTTGCTTAGGCAGATGTTGAGGACTAAATGA
- a CDS encoding RHS repeat-associated core domain-containing protein → MINYCHDRCGQVTHGATTLQCTYTKARRLASVIYPGGAVADYMRDAQGRVTQVGLKRGTLARQVLVKQVGHAPFGPITGWTYGNERRLNRPHDQDYRVTSVSDASAGGLKLGFGYDAVGALAQLRAGATGSVLANYGYDGMGRLLQAADAAGMPTHTYGWDATGNRSQAGSDAGTLAYHYPATSHRLTGVGGLARTYDAAGNTTQMNGLTYAYNSAGRLGQVKQGATSLGIYRYNDRGERVLRQAAGKTTTTLYDESGQWLGEYSASGVPLQQVVWLENYPIAVFSESSAGVPALGYVQPDHLGTPRVIIDAARNVPVWEWSLAGEAFGADAANEDPDGDGVAFGFALRFPGQPATPESGLNYNYQRDYDAGVGRYVQSDPIGLAGGINPYLYASADPLSLLDPFGLRSRDLEYIYKLSGAVPPTVGSHHYEVWTPLCSGGCTKAQAFEAVKKFSAPGAPPALEGTRDLRLEGDNPIRQTVDQCSMTITNATLPGHVFGGSVNISITERRGVIGAQVVGSGVGAMPVINQLAGPLIFQYLGMRASSTINDAGVP, encoded by the coding sequence ATGATCAACTACTGCCACGACCGCTGCGGTCAGGTGACCCACGGAGCGACGACCCTGCAGTGCACCTACACCAAGGCACGCCGACTGGCGTCTGTCATCTATCCCGGTGGCGCAGTGGCCGACTACATGCGGGATGCGCAGGGCCGCGTCACCCAGGTAGGACTCAAGCGTGGAACTTTGGCTCGGCAGGTTCTGGTCAAGCAGGTCGGCCATGCGCCGTTCGGCCCGATCACTGGCTGGACCTATGGCAACGAACGTCGCCTGAACCGTCCGCATGATCAGGACTACAGGGTGACCAGTGTCAGCGATGCGTCGGCCGGTGGGCTCAAGCTCGGATTTGGATATGACGCAGTGGGTGCGCTTGCCCAGCTGCGTGCCGGTGCAACCGGAAGCGTGCTCGCGAACTACGGCTACGACGGAATGGGGCGCCTGTTGCAGGCGGCGGATGCGGCGGGTATGCCGACGCATACCTATGGCTGGGACGCGACCGGCAACCGCTCGCAGGCCGGCAGCGATGCAGGAACGCTGGCGTATCACTATCCGGCTACCAGCCATCGTCTGACCGGCGTGGGCGGTCTGGCGAGGACCTATGACGCTGCGGGCAACACAACGCAGATGAATGGTCTGACCTACGCCTACAACAGCGCTGGCCGACTGGGACAGGTCAAGCAGGGAGCCACGTCGTTGGGAATCTACCGCTATAACGACCGGGGCGAGCGCGTGCTGCGGCAGGCGGCCGGTAAGACCACCACGACGCTGTATGACGAATCAGGCCAGTGGCTGGGCGAATACAGCGCAAGCGGGGTGCCACTGCAACAGGTGGTGTGGCTGGAGAACTATCCGATTGCGGTGTTCAGTGAATCCAGCGCGGGTGTGCCGGCGCTGGGCTACGTGCAGCCGGATCACCTGGGGACACCGCGGGTGATCATTGATGCGGCGCGTAATGTGCCTGTCTGGGAGTGGAGTCTGGCGGGTGAGGCGTTCGGGGCGGATGCTGCGAATGAGGATCCGGATGGGGATGGCGTCGCGTTTGGGTTTGCGCTGCGGTTCCCGGGGCAGCCGGCGACGCCGGAGAGCGGGCTGAACTACAACTACCAGCGGGATTATGATGCGGGGGTAGGGCGGTATGTGCAGAGTGATCCGATTGGGTTGGCGGGTGGAATCAACCCATACCTCTATGCAAGCGCTGATCCGCTCAGCCTGTTGGACCCGTTCGGCCTCAGATCACGTGATCTCGAGTACATCTACAAGCTATCAGGCGCGGTTCCGCCCACAGTAGGGTCTCACCACTACGAAGTTTGGACCCCGCTCTGCTCGGGAGGGTGCACTAAGGCGCAAGCATTTGAAGCAGTGAAGAAATTCTCAGCGCCCGGTGCGCCTCCTGCCCTCGAAGGGACAAGGGATCTACGACTGGAGGGTGATAATCCGATCCGGCAAACTGTGGATCAATGCAGCATGACCATTACCAATGCTACTTTGCCGGGTCATGTTTTTGGAGGTTCCGTGAATATATCAATAACTGAAAGGCGAGGCGTGATTGGTGCCCAAGTAGTTGGTTCGGGCGTGGGGGCGATGCCTGTAATAAATCAGCTGGCAGGGCCGCTCATATTCCAGTATTTGGGCATGAGGGCGTCGTCAACTATAAATGATGCCGGGGTGCCGTAA